In the genome of Hymenobacter cellulosivorans, one region contains:
- a CDS encoding ATP-binding protein: MKQVKIQIPSLVENIRVVESFIDNSKDTFHIEDDIYGNIMVAVTEAVNNAIRHGNKFDKDRNVYLSLYVDKDRVKFEVEDEGEGFDYTDLLDPTAPENLENPGGRGIFLIRHLADEVEFTKDGRNVQLTFLLAPAETDESSATDTVSSENAA; this comes from the coding sequence ATGAAACAGGTTAAAATTCAGATTCCTTCGCTCGTTGAGAATATCCGTGTCGTAGAGAGCTTTATCGACAACTCCAAGGATACATTTCACATCGAGGATGACATCTATGGCAACATCATGGTCGCCGTTACGGAAGCCGTGAACAATGCCATTCGCCACGGCAACAAGTTCGACAAGGACCGCAACGTCTATCTGTCGCTCTATGTAGATAAGGACCGGGTGAAGTTTGAGGTAGAGGACGAGGGAGAAGGCTTCGACTACACCGACCTGCTGGACCCCACCGCGCCCGAAAACCTGGAAAACCCCGGGGGCCGCGGCATCTTCCTCATTCGCCACCTGGCCGATGAGGTAGAGTTCACCAAGGACGGCCGCAATGTGCAGCTGACCTTCCTGCTCGCCCCCGCCGAAACCGACGAGTCATCGGCTACCGACACCGTTTCCAGCGAAAACGCGGCATGA
- a CDS encoding GNAT family N-acetyltransferase: protein MSASSSHNLIIPGEALDFYLSQGYYRMHQDLFTCRFLPIDGGFYTVHWLRLVLGEVAYGPEQRRLLRLNERFSVTLRRFQLTDELEELYAAYRASINFDAPPTVESFLLAGATHNVFTTGVVEVRDGARLVAAGIFDSGARSLAGIMNFYHPDYRKHSLGKYLMLLKIEHARRQQHLYYYPGYIAYDFPKFDYKLFPCLAATQVFDACRNRWEYYSREVVIRQSSELLADWQDEDFAGPDQS, encoded by the coding sequence ATGTCCGCTTCCTCTTCCCATAACTTAATTATACCCGGCGAGGCGCTGGATTTTTACCTGAGCCAGGGCTATTACCGGATGCACCAGGACCTGTTTACCTGCCGTTTCCTGCCCATCGACGGCGGTTTCTACACAGTGCACTGGCTACGCCTGGTGCTGGGCGAGGTGGCGTACGGACCCGAGCAGCGCCGGCTGCTGCGACTCAATGAGCGGTTTTCGGTCACGCTGCGGCGCTTCCAGCTGACCGATGAGCTGGAGGAATTGTACGCTGCCTACCGGGCCTCCATCAACTTTGACGCCCCGCCCACGGTGGAGTCGTTTCTGCTGGCCGGGGCCACCCACAATGTATTCACGACCGGGGTAGTGGAAGTGCGCGACGGAGCCCGGCTTGTTGCCGCCGGCATCTTCGACAGCGGGGCTCGCAGCCTGGCCGGTATCATGAACTTCTATCACCCTGACTACCGCAAGCACAGCCTGGGCAAGTACCTGATGCTACTCAAAATAGAGCACGCCCGGCGCCAGCAGCATCTGTACTACTACCCGGGCTACATTGCCTACGACTTTCCTAAGTTCGACTACAAGCTGTTTCCCTGCCTGGCTGCTACGCAGGTATTCGACGCCTGCCGCAACCGGTGGGAGTACTATTCCCGGGAAGTGGTAATCCGACAATCTTCTGAGTTGCTGGCTGATTGGCAGGACGAGGACTTCGCCGGCCCCGACCAGAGCTAA
- the ybeY gene encoding rRNA maturation RNase YbeY encodes MNQHPPGTESEMNAGLPEESHESHGIEFLVEDVDFELAEAEALTSWVEKIAQVHEHKIVQLTYIFCSDEYLHRVNVEYLDHDTYTDVITFDNADDADIIEGDIFISVDRVRENAQQLGVTFHDELHRVMIHGVLHLLGYADKDLLSQTAMRKKEDYCLSLRAF; translated from the coding sequence ATGAATCAGCACCCCCCCGGAACAGAAAGTGAAATGAATGCGGGCCTACCCGAGGAGTCGCACGAGTCGCACGGTATCGAGTTTCTGGTCGAAGATGTCGACTTTGAGCTGGCCGAGGCCGAGGCGCTGACTTCCTGGGTGGAGAAGATTGCCCAGGTGCACGAACACAAGATTGTGCAGCTGACTTATATCTTCTGCTCCGACGAATACCTGCACCGGGTCAACGTCGAGTACCTCGACCATGACACCTACACCGACGTCATCACCTTCGATAACGCCGACGATGCGGATATTATCGAAGGCGACATCTTCATCAGCGTCGACCGGGTGCGGGAGAATGCCCAACAGCTGGGCGTCACCTTCCACGATGAGCTGCACCGCGTAATGATTCACGGCGTGCTTCACCTGCTAGGCTACGCCGACAAGGACTTGCTGAGCCAGACGGCCATGCGTAAGAAAGAGGACTACTGCCTTTCGCTGCGCGCTTTCTAG